In Mesotoga sp. Brook.08.105.5.1, a genomic segment contains:
- the folE2 gene encoding GTP cyclohydrolase FolE2 — MRDVQNERDKRNIRINMVGIKSIEYPIVVLDREFGTQHTVGNFDLFVDLPTDFRGTHMSRFVEVLERHHKKITPKNMESILNDIRDSLRADVAHIKVQFPYFIRKKAPISGSESFSSFGCSFSTTKDGEFDFVLGVKVPVMTVCPCSKEISDRGAHNQRAEVFVSVRMNSLVWIEEIIEYVEKSASAPIFSLLKREDEKYITEHSFDNPRFVEDLSREVVLFLQEDDRIDWYRIEVISQESIHNHEAYACIEKE; from the coding sequence TTGAGAGACGTACAGAATGAGAGGGACAAGAGAAACATCAGAATCAACATGGTCGGGATAAAGTCAATTGAATATCCCATCGTGGTTTTGGATAGGGAATTTGGAACACAGCATACGGTAGGCAATTTCGATCTCTTTGTGGATCTTCCGACGGATTTTCGAGGCACACATATGTCGAGATTCGTTGAGGTTCTTGAAAGACATCACAAGAAAATCACGCCGAAAAACATGGAATCGATTCTGAACGACATTAGAGATTCACTTAGGGCAGATGTTGCGCACATCAAGGTGCAATTTCCATACTTCATAAGAAAGAAGGCTCCTATAAGCGGCAGTGAGAGTTTCAGCTCGTTTGGCTGTTCGTTTTCCACAACGAAGGATGGAGAGTTCGATTTTGTGCTCGGAGTTAAGGTTCCGGTGATGACTGTCTGTCCCTGTTCTAAAGAAATCAGCGATAGAGGAGCTCACAATCAGAGAGCCGAGGTGTTCGTTTCCGTTCGAATGAACTCCCTCGTATGGATAGAAGAGATAATCGAGTATGTCGAGAAATCTGCGAGCGCTCCGATCTTCTCTCTTCTCAAGAGAGAAGACGAGAAATACATTACCGAGCACTCTTTCGATAACCCCCGATTTGTTGAAGACCTTTCTCGGGAGGTAGTTCTGTTTCTGCAAGAAGATGACCGCATCGATTGGTATAGAATCGAAGTAATAAGCCAGGAATCAATTCATAATCACGAGGCTTACGCTTGCATAGAAAAGGAATAG
- the rsmG gene encoding 16S rRNA (guanine(527)-N(7))-methyltransferase RsmG — protein MCFLNEQIDPPSRIKLTRLLELITSSQHNLTSVRDFESAMIVHVEDSLKPFCDSTFRGRFVDIGSGGGIPGLVLAIAFPEAEWVLVDSIAKKTKEIERFAHELELKNVVVKTARAEELALEEREKFDAAFMRAVARCDTSLELATPLVKTGGIVYLYKGPGWCEERVFSRVAEEKLGLGLLQEKEYCLSDGSIRFMIVYAKKRETPDGFPRRCGMASKSPLGGSK, from the coding sequence ATGTGTTTCCTGAATGAGCAGATCGACCCGCCTAGTCGCATCAAACTAACAAGGCTTCTGGAGCTAATAACATCTTCTCAACACAACCTTACGTCTGTTAGAGACTTCGAGAGCGCTATGATTGTACACGTGGAGGATTCTCTAAAACCATTCTGCGATTCAACATTTAGGGGTCGCTTCGTGGATATTGGAAGTGGCGGCGGGATTCCCGGTCTTGTCTTGGCAATTGCCTTTCCAGAAGCGGAATGGGTATTGGTAGACTCTATTGCGAAGAAGACAAAGGAGATCGAGAGATTTGCCCATGAGCTGGAACTGAAGAACGTCGTTGTGAAAACAGCAAGAGCGGAGGAATTGGCGCTGGAAGAAAGAGAGAAGTTCGATGCAGCGTTCATGAGAGCTGTCGCCAGATGCGATACTTCTTTGGAACTGGCAACTCCTCTTGTGAAAACCGGAGGCATCGTATATCTTTACAAAGGACCGGGATGGTGTGAGGAGAGGGTATTCTCACGCGTTGCTGAAGAGAAACTAGGTCTTGGCCTGTTGCAGGAGAAGGAGTACTGTCTATCAGACGGATCTATCCGGTTCATGATAGTCTATGCAAAGAAGAGAGAGACCCCAGATGGGTTTCCGAGAAGGTGCGGAATGGCTTCAAAGTCTCCTTTGGGAGGTTCAAAGTGA
- the rsmI gene encoding 16S rRNA (cytidine(1402)-2'-O)-methyltransferase, with protein MTAEKGKLWIVGTPIGNLEDMTIRGKKILEEADLILAEDTRRMRSLLSSMGIDKKVVLSLNMHNQDERVPLIIDRLSKGEQIALSSDAGMPVISDPGAHVVKTCRERGFEVDVAPGPCAVSCGLAISGFPGTHFTFLGFLPRGKNRRRVFRKIAQGLYGDGVIVFFESPFRLLDTLGELLEIVGDREVFVGREMTKLFQESYFGSLSDVVERFKAIQPKGEITVVLSGRENNDA; from the coding sequence GTGACTGCTGAAAAAGGGAAGCTTTGGATTGTGGGAACACCTATAGGAAATCTAGAGGATATGACCATAAGAGGAAAGAAAATTCTGGAAGAGGCAGACCTGATTCTCGCCGAAGACACTAGAAGGATGAGGTCTTTGCTTTCTTCTATGGGAATAGATAAGAAGGTTGTTCTGTCTCTGAACATGCATAATCAGGACGAAAGAGTTCCGTTAATAATTGATCGTCTGAGCAAGGGAGAGCAAATAGCGCTTTCAAGTGATGCCGGTATGCCTGTGATCTCGGACCCGGGAGCTCATGTCGTCAAAACTTGTCGTGAGAGAGGCTTCGAAGTGGATGTTGCGCCCGGCCCATGTGCTGTTTCATGTGGACTCGCGATAAGCGGCTTTCCGGGGACTCACTTCACTTTTCTTGGGTTTCTGCCAAGAGGCAAGAATCGCAGAAGGGTTTTCAGGAAGATTGCTCAGGGTCTTTATGGAGACGGCGTCATCGTCTTCTTCGAGTCTCCATTTCGGCTCCTAGATACCTTAGGAGAGCTTCTTGAGATAGTTGGCGATAGGGAGGTCTTCGTTGGGAGAGAGATGACTAAACTCTTTCAAGAGAGTTATTTCGGCAGTCTTTCTGACGTAGTTGAGAGATTCAAGGCGATCCAGCCAAAAGGGGAGATAACCGTAGTTCTCTCTGGAAGGGAGAATAATGATGCTTGA
- a CDS encoding site-2 protease family protein: MMLEMMRNFFSLTPAIAVAIISHEYFRFITAKRFDAVKPEWGGPGFIKRIDPVGLLMYYFFKFGWSRPFPVNYWKLRKAGYFKGILTAISGSIANFSIGLIAGLVFYLSGLHQYSTFMPEAANSFPLSYIADVVYWMMVIDLNTALFNLIPIPPLDGANIVTMIVPENQVNWLVKYELYGILTLLVLSLMGIIQLVMWPITQFIQLLARLIA, encoded by the coding sequence ATGATGCTTGAGATGATGAGGAACTTCTTCAGCCTCACCCCTGCCATAGCGGTGGCCATAATCTCTCACGAGTATTTTCGTTTCATAACCGCGAAGAGATTCGACGCGGTGAAACCCGAATGGGGAGGACCCGGATTCATAAAAAGGATAGACCCTGTAGGTCTGCTCATGTACTACTTCTTCAAATTCGGCTGGTCTCGACCTTTCCCTGTGAACTACTGGAAGCTGAGAAAAGCCGGATATTTCAAGGGTATACTCACAGCGATTTCTGGTTCTATTGCCAATTTTTCGATCGGTCTTATTGCCGGTCTAGTTTTCTACCTTTCGGGTCTCCACCAGTACTCCACGTTTATGCCGGAAGCCGCCAATTCATTTCCATTGAGCTACATCGCCGATGTAGTGTACTGGATGATGGTAATTGATCTCAATACAGCCTTGTTCAACCTAATTCCAATTCCGCCTCTTGACGGAGCAAACATTGTTACAATGATTGTTCCGGAGAACCAGGTCAATTGGCTGGTGAAATATGAACTCTACGGAATACTTACACTTCTAGTGCTTTCACTTATGGGCATAATACAGCTAGTAATGTGGCCGATAACGCAGTTCATTCAGCTACTAGCGAGGCTGATTGCTTAA
- a CDS encoding bifunctional oligoribonuclease/PAP phosphatase NrnA, with product MIRKASSVVSCIQKAETILVAGHIMPDGDCISSVVSLSVGIERFGKKATPAIDWKIPPNFKVFPWIERIKGFDEEIPKPDLIIVVDASSPDRIGRFENFLGMGVPSIVIDHHATNTYFANECWVDPSYSSTAQMILDLLRLMDIEYDRDLALMNYLGIATDTGFFRYSNVDSSVFQAAAELVSLGADPDFVATAILETRKIEELFLERDAIDNITLLSNNRFAYSYLTLADFEKYSLTDDDFTGFVGELRSIESVEVALFASEARSGEAHVSLRSKKYFDVSEIAVAFGGGGHQKASGFTLKYEGDLKSALSEAVQMIDSRLQNERT from the coding sequence ATGATCAGAAAAGCAAGCAGTGTTGTCTCATGTATTCAAAAAGCTGAAACCATCCTTGTAGCTGGCCACATAATGCCCGACGGAGACTGCATTTCTTCCGTGGTCTCGCTTTCGGTGGGTATTGAAAGATTCGGGAAGAAAGCCACACCCGCAATTGATTGGAAAATTCCACCGAACTTCAAAGTCTTTCCCTGGATAGAAAGGATCAAAGGTTTTGACGAGGAGATTCCTAAGCCAGACTTGATTATCGTGGTTGACGCATCATCACCGGACAGAATCGGAAGGTTTGAAAACTTCCTCGGAATGGGAGTTCCTTCGATAGTGATCGATCACCATGCAACAAACACATACTTCGCAAACGAATGCTGGGTAGACCCTTCATACTCGTCGACAGCTCAAATGATTCTCGATCTTCTGAGGCTTATGGATATTGAATATGACAGGGATCTTGCGTTGATGAATTACTTAGGGATTGCAACAGACACGGGATTCTTCAGATACTCAAACGTTGACAGCTCGGTGTTTCAAGCTGCTGCTGAGCTTGTTAGTTTGGGAGCCGATCCCGATTTCGTGGCAACAGCGATTCTCGAGACCCGAAAGATTGAGGAGCTATTTCTTGAAAGAGATGCTATTGATAACATCACGCTGCTTTCAAACAACAGATTTGCTTACTCATATCTGACATTGGCTGATTTTGAAAAGTATTCACTTACAGACGATGATTTCACGGGTTTCGTTGGAGAATTGAGATCAATAGAGAGCGTAGAAGTAGCTCTTTTTGCTTCAGAAGCCCGTTCAGGCGAGGCACACGTTTCACTTAGATCGAAGAAATACTTCGATGTCAGTGAGATTGCCGTTGCATTTGGCGGTGGAGGTCACCAGAAAGCTTCCGGCTTCACCCTCAAATACGAAGGTGACCTTAAGAGCGCGCTTTCCGAAGCAGTTCAAATGATTGACTCTCGACTGCAAAATGAAAGGACTTAA
- a CDS encoding purine-nucleoside phosphorylase, which translates to MNIFEVMKEEVTERIKTTPKAALILGSGLGYLTEHFSEPIAIEYSEIPGFPQTTVEGHSGRLVFGYFHGLPVVAMEGRFHYYEGHNIRDVTSPVYLFKELGIEHLLITNAAGGINRSFSPGDIVAVTDVVNFGFRNPLRGVNYEQYGVRFPDMSEIVDSRWLTDLKNRLQNTGIELKEGTYCWALGPNYETPAEIRAFEFFGADLVGMSTVPEVIAARHCGIKLLVLSCVTNLASGILKEKLSHADVVSTARRIRPKFSSIVRYAIESLLESK; encoded by the coding sequence ATGAATATATTCGAAGTGATGAAAGAAGAGGTAACTGAACGAATCAAAACGACTCCAAAGGCGGCACTAATTCTCGGATCCGGCCTTGGCTATCTGACGGAACACTTCTCCGAACCAATAGCAATAGAGTATTCTGAAATTCCGGGATTTCCTCAAACAACCGTTGAAGGTCATTCTGGAAGATTGGTCTTCGGATACTTTCATGGTCTTCCCGTTGTAGCAATGGAGGGACGATTTCACTACTACGAGGGTCATAACATCAGAGATGTCACTTCTCCGGTGTATTTGTTCAAGGAGCTCGGAATAGAACATCTGCTGATTACGAATGCTGCGGGGGGCATAAATAGAAGCTTCTCTCCAGGAGATATCGTTGCAGTGACTGATGTAGTGAATTTCGGCTTTCGAAATCCTCTCAGGGGAGTCAATTACGAGCAATATGGCGTGAGATTTCCAGATATGTCGGAAATCGTAGACAGTCGCTGGCTGACGGACTTGAAAAACCGTCTTCAAAACACGGGGATAGAATTGAAGGAGGGAACTTATTGTTGGGCTCTTGGTCCAAATTATGAGACTCCGGCAGAGATAAGGGCCTTTGAGTTTTTCGGAGCAGATCTCGTTGGAATGTCGACAGTTCCAGAAGTAATCGCTGCCAGGCACTGCGGTATCAAGCTTCTTGTTCTATCCTGCGTTACGAATCTGGCATCGGGAATCCTGAAGGAGAAACTCTCCCATGCCGATGTTGTTAGCACGGCCAGAAGAATCAGACCAAAGTTCAGTTCTATAGTTCGATACGCCATCGAATCATTGTTGGAGAGCAAATGA
- the acpP gene encoding acyl carrier protein — MTADEVFDRVKNIISEKLGVEEDEIAMDSSLTEDLGADSLDLVDLVMAFEDEFDFKVEDEQIESISTVGDIVESISKGLGVED, encoded by the coding sequence TTGACGGCCGATGAAGTTTTCGACAGAGTGAAGAACATAATTTCCGAGAAACTTGGAGTCGAAGAAGATGAAATCGCTATGGATTCCAGTTTGACAGAGGATCTCGGTGCCGATTCTCTTGATCTGGTCGACCTGGTGATGGCATTTGAAGATGAATTCGATTTTAAGGTCGAAGATGAGCAGATTGAGAGCATCTCTACGGTAGGAGATATTGTGGAAAGTATCAGCAAAGGTCTGGGAGTTGAAGACTGA